GGAGAGCAGTAACTTCGCCGACGGCGCGCGCATGCCGGCGCTGCATCAGCTGGCCGAGAAGCTCGGCCTCGAGCTGCCTTCGTCGCCCTTGAACCTGAGCCTCGTGCTGGCCCTGCTGGCCTGCTGGTTCGTGACCTGGTTCCTGTGGAAGAGCCGCGCCGGCTATGCGCTGCGCGCGGTGGGTTCGGCGCCGCAGGCCGCGCATTACGCCGGCATGAATCCGCGCCTGCAGGTGCTGATCGCGATGGGCATCTCCGGCGCCCTGGCCGGCCTGGTGGGCGTGAACGAGATCTCGGGCGTGCAGGGCAAGCTGACGCTGGACTTCGTGGCCGGCGCCGGCTTCACCGGCATCGCCGTCTCGCTGATGGGGCGCAACCACCCGCTGGGCATCATCCTGGCCTCGCTGCTGTTCGGCGTGCTCTACCAGGGCGGCGTCGAGGTGTCCTTCGAGCTGCCGCGCTTCAGCCGCGAGATGGTGGTGACGGTGCAGGGCCTGATCGTCCTGTTTGCCGGCGCCATGGCGATGGTGAGCGCGCCGATGTTTGCGCGCCTCTATGCCTCGTTCAAGCGCAGGGAGGCTGCCCGTGGATGAGGTCCTGATCGGTTCGGTGCTGGCGTCCACGCTGCGCGTCACCACGCCCTTGCTGCTGTGCGCCCTGGCGGGCCTGATCTCGGAGCGCTCCGGCGTGATCGACATCGGCCTGGAGGGCAAGATGCTGTTCGCCGCCTTTGCCGCGGCGGCCGCCGCCAGCGTGGGGCATTCCACCGCGCTGGGCCTGGTGGCGGCGATGCTGGTGGCCTGCCTGCTCTCGCTGCTGCACGGCTTTGCCTGCGTCACCCACCGCGGCGACCAGGTGGTGTCGGGCGTGGCCATCAATATGGTGGCGGCCGGCCTGACCGTGGTGCTGGGTATCGCCTGGTTTGCCCAGGGCGGCCAGACCCCGCCCATCGATGCCGCGGTGCGCCTCACCGGCCTCAGCGCCGCCTTTGCCGAGCCGGTGGAGGGCAGCTGGTGGGCCTCGGTGATCGGCCATGGTCTCCTGAGCCACAACATCCTGGTCTACCTGGCCTTTGCCCTGGTGGGCGGCGTGTGGTTCTTCCTCGAGCGCACCAAGCCCGGCCTGCGCCTGCGCGCGGTGGGCGAGAACCCGGCCATGGTGGATGCGGCCGGCGTCTCGGTGCCGCGCCTGCGCTATGCCGCCTTGCTGCTCAACGGCCTGCTGTGCGGCCTTGCGGGCAGCTATCTGACGCTGGCGCAGAACGCCAATTTCTCGCCGAACATGACGGCGGGGCGCGGCTTCATCGCGCTGGCGGCGATGATCTTCGGCAAATGGAAACCCTTGCCCACCATGGCAGCCTGCCTGCTGTTCGGCTTCCTCGACGCCGCCGCCATCCGGCTGCAGGGGGTGGCCATCCCTGGCGTCGGCGAGGTGCCGGTGCAGGCGATCCAGGCCTTGCCCTATCTGCTGACCGTCGTGCTGCTGGCCGGTTTCATCGGCCAGGCGCTGGCGCCCAAGGCGCTGGGCCGGCCCTATATCAAGGAACGTTGATGTTGCAACTTCCACCCGATGTGCTGCAGCGCCTGCTCGCTGCCGCGCAGGCAGCGCGCGCACGCTCCTATGCGCCTTACTCCAAGTACGCGGTGGGTGCCGCGGTGCTGGACGAGCAGGGCCATGTCCATGCCGGCTGCAATATCGAGAATGCTGCCTATCCTCAAGGCTGGTGCGCCGAGGCCACGGCTCTGGGTGCGATGGTGATGGCGGGTGGCCGCCAGGCGCAGGCGGTGCTGGTCACCGGCCCCGGCCCCGACATCATCACGCCCTGCGGTGGCTGCCGCCAGAAGCTGCGCGAGTTCAGCCTGCCGGCATCGCTGCTCATCATTGCCGCCGATCCCAGCGGCGTGAAAGCGCAGTGGACGCTGGAACAACTCTTGCCGGCCAGCTTTGGCCCGGACCATCTGAAGCACCTCTGAACGGTGCACCGGAGACACGCAACATGATCAACAACAACGAACTGAACCCCCTCATCGACGCCAGCGTCGCCCGCCTGCAGGCCGAATTTGGCGCCGCCCCCGAAGTCGCGGTGGTGCTGGGCTCGGGCTGGGCCGGCGCGGTGGACCAGGTGCAGGGCGCCAAGCACCTGGCCTATGGCGAGCTGCCGGCCTTCCCCCGGCCCAAGGTCGAGGGCCATGTCAGCGAGGTGGTGGTAGGCATGATGGGCGGGCAGCGCGTGGCCATGCTGCGCGGCCGCGCCCATACCTACGAAAGCGGCGATTGCACCGGCATGGCCGGCGCGCTGCGCAGCCTCAAGCGCTGGGGCGTCAAGGTGCTGATCCAGACCAATGCCTCGGGCTCGCTGCGCCCGCACATGCCGCCCGGCAGCCTGATGCTGATCGCCGATCACATCAACGCGCCGCAGCGTTCGCCCCTGGTGGGCGAGCCCGGCAGCGAGCGCTTTGTGGACATGAGCAGCGCCTATGACGCCGAGCTGCGCGCCCATGCCAAGAAGGTGGCACAGACGCACAACCTCAAGCTCGGCGAGGGCACCTATGTCTGGGCCCTGGGCCCGCAGTTCGAGACCCCGGCCGAGATCCGCATGTTTGCCGCCTGGGGCGCCGATGCCGTCGGCATGAGCACCGTGCCCGAGACCATCCTGGCGCGCCATGCCGGCCTGCGCGTGATGGGCCTGGCCCTGATGACGAATATGGCCGCCGGCCTGTCGGCCGAGGCCCTGACCCATGCCCTGACGCTGCAGCAGGCGGCCGTGTCGGGCGAGCGCGCCGCGGCCTTCCTGGCGCAGTTGGTGGCCGGCCTGACCGAACTGGCTTCGCTGCGGGCCTGATATGAGCACTACTCAAGACCTGACCCCGCAGGAAAGCGCCCGCCTGGCCCTGCAATGCCTGGACCTCACCAGCCTGAATGATGCCGACACCGAGGCCGACATCGAGGCCCTGTGCCGCCGCGCCCAGAGCGCCCATGGCCCGGTGGCCGCGGTGTGTGTCTGGCCGCGCTTCGTGGCGCTGGCGCGGCGCCTGCTGCCGGCCGAGATCCAGGTGGCCGCGGTGGCCAATTTCCCGGATGGTGCGCTGGACCTGCCGCGCGCGCTGGCCGATGTGGCGGCGATCGCCCAGGCCGGCGGCAACGAGGTGGACGTGGTGCTGCCCTACAAGGCCTTGATGGCGGGGCAGGGCAGCGAGGTGGCCGAGTTCCTGGCCGAGGTGCGCCATGCCAGCCGGCCGCTCACGCTCAAGGTCATCATCGAAAGCGGCGAGCTGGCCACGCCCGAGCTGATCGCCGAGGCCACCCGCCTGGCCCTGATGGCCGGTGCCGATTTCGTCAAGACCAGCACCGGCAAGAGCCGCGTCTCGGCCACCCCCGCGGCCGCCGCGGTGATGCTGCAGGAGATCGCGGCCAGCGGCCTCTCGGCGGCCGGTTTCAAGGCCTCGGGGGGCATCCGCTCGGTGGCCGACGCGCACGGCTATCTGCTGCAGACCCGTGCCAAGCTGGGCGAGGGGGCGTTGAACGCGCGCCGCCTGCGCTTCGGCGCCAGCGGTCTGCTCAATGACATCGAGGCGGTGCTCGCGGGCCAGGCCTCGGCAGCGCCTTCCAGAGCCTCCAGCGCCTACTGACGAACATGCTTGCTCAAGAAATCATCCGCGCCAAGCGCGACGGCCATACCCTGTCCGAGCCGCAGATCCAGCACTTTGTGCGCGGCCTGGTGGACGGCAGCTGGAGCGAGGGCCAGGTGGCCGCGCTGGGCATGGCGGTGTTCCTGCGCGGCATGGGCCGCGATGAAGCGGTGGCGCTGACCCGCGCCATGATGCATTCCGGCCGCGTGCTGGCCTGGCCCGACATGCCCGGCCCGGTGCTGGACAAGCATTCCAGCGGCGGCGTGGGCGACAAGGTCAGCCTGATGCTGGCGCCCATGGTGGCGGCCTGCGGCGGCTATGTGCCGATGATTGCCGGCCGCGGCCTGGGCCATACCGGCGGCACGGTGGACAAGCTCGAGGCCATCCCCGGCTACAACACCATGCCCGCGCCCGCGGACTTCGACCGCCTGGTGCGGCGCCTGGGCTGTGCCGTGATCGGCCAGACCGGCGACCTGGCCCCGGCCGACAAGCGCTTCTACGCCTGCCGCGACGTCACCGCCACGGTGGAGAGCGTGCCGCTGATCACCGCCAGCATCCTGTCCAAGAAGCTGGCCGCCGGCCTGCAGGTGCTGGCCATGGACATCAAATGCGGCAATGGCGCCTTTGCCGACACGCCCGCCTTTGCGCAGGAGCTGGCCGAGAGCATCGTCAGCGTGGCCGGCGGCGCCGGCCTGAAGACCCGCGCCCTCATCACCGACATGAACCAGGTGCTGGGCTACGAGGTGGGCAACGCCCTGGAGATCCACGAGACGCTGGACTACCTGACCGGCAAGCGGGTGGAGCCGCGCCTGCACGAGGTGACGCTGGCGCTGGCCGCCGAGATGCTGGTGCTGGGTGGCTTGGCGGCCGACAACGGCGCCGCGCGCGCCAAGCTGCAGGCCGGACTGGACAGCGGTGCCGCGGCTGAAAAATTTGCGCAGATGGTGGCGGCCCTGGGCGGCCCGGCCGATCTGCTGGAGCGCCCGCAGCAATACCTGACCCCGGCGCCCGTGGTGCTGCCGGTGCCGGCGCCGCGCGACGGCGTGCTGAGCGCCATGAAGACGCGCGAGATCGGCCTCATCATCGTGGAGATGGGCGGCGGCCGCCGCCAGGCCGGCGATGCGATCGACTTCCGCGTGGGCCTCTCCGAGGTGCGCCATCTGGGCAGCAGCTTCAAGGCAGGCGAGACCATGGCCCTGGTGCATGCGGCCGATGAGGCCAGCGCGGCGCGCGCCGTGGCGGCCTACCAGGCCGCCTGCACGCTGGGCGAGGCCTATGTGCCCACGCCCATCGTGATGGCGACGGTGGGCTAGACTCCTGCCCCCTGCTGTCCTTCGCTTTCCCCGCCATGACCGACCCCGCCGAGTCCCCCGCCGAGCCGACTGACGCGCCCGAGCGCCGCCGCATCAAGAGCTTCGTGACGCGCCCCGGACGCATGGGCACGGGCCAGGTCAAGGCCCTCGCCGAGCTGGGCCCGCGTTTTGTGCTGCCCTACACGCCTGGTCAGCGGCTGGATCCGGTGGCCCTGTTCGGCCGCGAGGCGCCGCTGGTGCTGGAGATCGGCTTCGGCATGGGCGCGGCGACGGCGCAGATTGCGCAAAGCCTGCCGGACCACGACTTCCTCGGCTGCGAGGTGCACGAGCCCGGCGTGGGCGCGCTGCTCAAGCTGATCGGCGAGCAGCAGATCGCCAATATTCGCATCTTCCAGCACGATGCCGTCGAGGTGCTGGAGCAGATGATCGCGCCGGCCTCGCTGGCGGGCGTGCACATCTTCTTCCCGGATCCCTGGCACAAGAAGCGCCACAACAAGCGCCGCCTGATCCAGCAGCCCTTTGTCGCCAAGCTGGTGCAGCACATCCGCCCCGGCGGCTACCTGCATTGCGCCACCGACTGGGAGCCCTATGCCCAGCAGATGCTGGAGGTGCTGGCGGCCGAGCCGCTGCTGGAGAACACCGCCAGCGCTGCCGATGGCTATGCCGAGAAGCCGGCCTACCGGCCGCTCACCAAGTTCGAGCACCGCGGCATCCAGCTCGGCCATGGCGTCTGGGACCTGGTGTTCCGCAAGCGCTGAGCAGGCACTGTTAGAG
This portion of the Paucibacter sediminis genome encodes:
- a CDS encoding ABC transporter permease, whose product is MSNAQAFQMPRWMDLVLLPLWNLLVALLVAGGVVLLIGESPLQALSILLNGALGNARGLGYTLYYATTFIFTGLAVAVAFHGGLFNIGGEGQATFGGLGVALLALWLGHRLPAWLVLPLVVLAAALFGMLWAAVPAYLQAWRGSHIVITTIMFNFLAASLNVYLLVNWLRPAGSMSVESSNFADGARMPALHQLAEKLGLELPSSPLNLSLVLALLACWFVTWFLWKSRAGYALRAVGSAPQAAHYAGMNPRLQVLIAMGISGALAGLVGVNEISGVQGKLTLDFVAGAGFTGIAVSLMGRNHPLGIILASLLFGVLYQGGVEVSFELPRFSREMVVTVQGLIVLFAGAMAMVSAPMFARLYASFKRREAARG
- a CDS encoding ABC transporter permease, which translates into the protein MDEVLIGSVLASTLRVTTPLLLCALAGLISERSGVIDIGLEGKMLFAAFAAAAAASVGHSTALGLVAAMLVACLLSLLHGFACVTHRGDQVVSGVAINMVAAGLTVVLGIAWFAQGGQTPPIDAAVRLTGLSAAFAEPVEGSWWASVIGHGLLSHNILVYLAFALVGGVWFFLERTKPGLRLRAVGENPAMVDAAGVSVPRLRYAALLLNGLLCGLAGSYLTLAQNANFSPNMTAGRGFIALAAMIFGKWKPLPTMAACLLFGFLDAAAIRLQGVAIPGVGEVPVQAIQALPYLLTVVLLAGFIGQALAPKALGRPYIKER
- the cdd gene encoding cytidine deaminase, which gives rise to MLQLPPDVLQRLLAAAQAARARSYAPYSKYAVGAAVLDEQGHVHAGCNIENAAYPQGWCAEATALGAMVMAGGRQAQAVLVTGPGPDIITPCGGCRQKLREFSLPASLLIIAADPSGVKAQWTLEQLLPASFGPDHLKHL
- a CDS encoding purine-nucleoside phosphorylase, which gives rise to MINNNELNPLIDASVARLQAEFGAAPEVAVVLGSGWAGAVDQVQGAKHLAYGELPAFPRPKVEGHVSEVVVGMMGGQRVAMLRGRAHTYESGDCTGMAGALRSLKRWGVKVLIQTNASGSLRPHMPPGSLMLIADHINAPQRSPLVGEPGSERFVDMSSAYDAELRAHAKKVAQTHNLKLGEGTYVWALGPQFETPAEIRMFAAWGADAVGMSTVPETILARHAGLRVMGLALMTNMAAGLSAEALTHALTLQQAAVSGERAAAFLAQLVAGLTELASLRA
- the deoC gene encoding deoxyribose-phosphate aldolase, which gives rise to MSTTQDLTPQESARLALQCLDLTSLNDADTEADIEALCRRAQSAHGPVAAVCVWPRFVALARRLLPAEIQVAAVANFPDGALDLPRALADVAAIAQAGGNEVDVVLPYKALMAGQGSEVAEFLAEVRHASRPLTLKVIIESGELATPELIAEATRLALMAGADFVKTSTGKSRVSATPAAAAVMLQEIAASGLSAAGFKASGGIRSVADAHGYLLQTRAKLGEGALNARRLRFGASGLLNDIEAVLAGQASAAPSRASSAY
- the deoA gene encoding thymidine phosphorylase translates to MLAQEIIRAKRDGHTLSEPQIQHFVRGLVDGSWSEGQVAALGMAVFLRGMGRDEAVALTRAMMHSGRVLAWPDMPGPVLDKHSSGGVGDKVSLMLAPMVAACGGYVPMIAGRGLGHTGGTVDKLEAIPGYNTMPAPADFDRLVRRLGCAVIGQTGDLAPADKRFYACRDVTATVESVPLITASILSKKLAAGLQVLAMDIKCGNGAFADTPAFAQELAESIVSVAGGAGLKTRALITDMNQVLGYEVGNALEIHETLDYLTGKRVEPRLHEVTLALAAEMLVLGGLAADNGAARAKLQAGLDSGAAAEKFAQMVAALGGPADLLERPQQYLTPAPVVLPVPAPRDGVLSAMKTREIGLIIVEMGGGRRQAGDAIDFRVGLSEVRHLGSSFKAGETMALVHAADEASAARAVAAYQAACTLGEAYVPTPIVMATVG
- the trmB gene encoding tRNA (guanosine(46)-N7)-methyltransferase TrmB, which gives rise to MTDPAESPAEPTDAPERRRIKSFVTRPGRMGTGQVKALAELGPRFVLPYTPGQRLDPVALFGREAPLVLEIGFGMGAATAQIAQSLPDHDFLGCEVHEPGVGALLKLIGEQQIANIRIFQHDAVEVLEQMIAPASLAGVHIFFPDPWHKKRHNKRRLIQQPFVAKLVQHIRPGGYLHCATDWEPYAQQMLEVLAAEPLLENTASAADGYAEKPAYRPLTKFEHRGIQLGHGVWDLVFRKR